A genomic window from Treponema maltophilum ATCC 51939 includes:
- a CDS encoding class I SAM-dependent rRNA methyltransferase has protein sequence MLAKIFLRPKEEVEIRQGFPWVFDNEIAYIKENKDGGKIPLAESSVADGCAVNVFSSSGQYEGTGILNKKSKIAVRFLAKDSSSTGVFDRAFFEKKINDALSLRAPFFASEDSCRLIFGEADFLPGLIVERYVDIQNRIYLVVQFLALCTETYRDIIIDILNETCRPFGIYERSDANIRLKEGLPLRAGWIGDERSGVITIRENGVLLNVDIAAGQKTGYFLDQKFNRQRAAVLAKDREVLDTFTHTGAFGLNAVAGGAKSVTAVDISEDAVKTVKENIALNKAESRMNVIQADVFDILKEYEQNGRLFDMIILDPPAFAKNAKALDKAYGGYKEINLRAMKILRSGGILISCSCSQFMDSALFYSMLTHAASDAKRTVQIAEKRGAGPDHPVPLGYPKAEYLTCAICRVL, from the coding sequence ATGCTTGCAAAAATATTTTTACGGCCCAAAGAAGAAGTCGAAATCAGACAGGGCTTTCCCTGGGTTTTCGATAACGAAATAGCTTATATAAAAGAAAACAAAGATGGCGGAAAAATTCCCCTCGCCGAAAGTTCCGTTGCCGACGGGTGCGCGGTGAATGTATTTTCATCGTCGGGGCAATATGAAGGAACCGGCATTTTAAATAAAAAATCGAAAATCGCCGTGCGCTTTTTAGCCAAAGATTCCTCTTCGACCGGTGTTTTTGACCGCGCGTTTTTTGAAAAAAAAATCAACGATGCGCTTTCCCTTCGTGCGCCGTTTTTTGCAAGCGAAGATTCCTGCCGTTTGATTTTCGGTGAAGCGGATTTTTTGCCCGGTCTCATCGTCGAGCGCTATGTCGATATCCAAAACCGCATATACCTTGTCGTTCAGTTCTTGGCGTTGTGCACGGAAACATATCGGGATATTATTATCGATATTTTGAACGAAACCTGTCGCCCCTTCGGCATATACGAGCGCAGCGATGCGAACATACGTTTAAAGGAAGGCTTACCGCTTCGTGCCGGCTGGATAGGCGATGAAAGAAGCGGCGTCATTACGATTCGCGAAAACGGCGTTCTGCTGAACGTCGATATTGCCGCCGGACAAAAAACGGGATATTTTTTGGATCAAAAGTTTAACCGTCAACGCGCCGCAGTTTTGGCAAAGGATAGGGAAGTGCTCGACACCTTTACGCACACGGGTGCTTTCGGTTTAAACGCCGTTGCAGGCGGTGCAAAAAGTGTAACCGCCGTCGACATATCCGAAGATGCCGTTAAAACGGTAAAAGAAAATATCGCCCTGAATAAGGCCGAAAGCCGTATGAACGTTATTCAAGCAGACGTATTCGACATTCTCAAAGAATACGAACAAAACGGCCGCTTGTTCGATATGATTATTTTGGATCCGCCCGCTTTTGCAAAAAATGCAAAGGCGCTCGATAAAGCGTACGGCGGCTATAAAGAAATAAATTTGCGCGCGATGAAGATTTTACGCTCCGGCGGCATATTGATAAGCTGTTCGTGTTCGCAGTTTATGGATTCGGCTTTGTTTTATTCCATGCTTACGCATGCCGCATCCGATGCAAAACGGACGGTACAAATTGCGGAAAAGCGCGGCGCGGGCCCCGACCATCCCGTTCCCTTGGGCTATCCGAAAGCCGAATATCTTACGTGCGCAATATGCCGGGTGCTTTGA
- the dapB gene encoding 4-hydroxy-tetrahydrodipicolinate reductase encodes MKIALSGYGKMGRMVERAAIDRGHTIVLKADTNAADADKISSAAELERAVSASGADGVIDFTHPSCAAENIFSLAPLGLPIVVGTTGWYDKLEEVRAALTEGGSTLFYSPNFSIGVNLFYRIAEYASRLISAYDEYDTAVLETHHRHKADSPSGTALEIARALMRANPAKKEITLDVLHGAPKSEQLHVASLRVGSVPGTHSVFFDSPADTIELKHCARSREGFASGAVRAFEWLVGSLKNGSVQKGRAYTMDDMLSSL; translated from the coding sequence GTGAAAATTGCATTATCCGGTTACGGAAAGATGGGACGCATGGTTGAACGCGCGGCAATCGATCGCGGCCATACGATTGTGCTGAAAGCCGATACAAACGCCGCCGATGCCGACAAAATATCGTCCGCTGCGGAACTTGAGCGGGCGGTAAGCGCAAGCGGCGCCGACGGAGTAATCGATTTTACGCATCCTTCCTGCGCTGCCGAGAATATTTTTTCTCTTGCGCCGTTGGGGCTTCCGATTGTCGTCGGTACCACCGGCTGGTACGATAAACTGGAAGAGGTGCGTGCCGCTTTAACGGAGGGCGGAAGTACGCTTTTTTATTCGCCGAATTTTTCGATCGGCGTTAATTTGTTTTACCGCATAGCCGAATACGCTTCACGCTTGATTTCCGCTTATGACGAATACGATACGGCTGTCCTCGAAACGCACCATCGGCACAAAGCCGACAGTCCGTCCGGCACCGCGCTGGAAATAGCCCGCGCCCTTATGCGCGCAAATCCGGCAAAAAAAGAAATTACGCTCGACGTTCTGCACGGCGCGCCGAAAAGCGAACAGCTTCACGTTGCGTCTCTGCGCGTCGGCAGCGTTCCCGGAACGCACAGCGTGTTTTTCGATTCGCCCGCCGATACTATTGAATTAAAGCATTGCGCGCGCAGCCGCGAAGGTTTTGCTTCCGGAGCGGTACGCGCCTTTGAATGGCTCGTCGGCAGCCTTAAAAACGGCAGTGTGCAAAAAGGGCGCGCGTACACGATGGACGACATGCTTTCGTCCCTGTAA
- a CDS encoding aspartate kinase, translated as MIVMKFGGSSVASAERIRHVASIIGAYKDKKPVVVLSAMGDTTDHLLRAADEALEGKADIRSIQKLYTDTARDLGLDEQTRKNIKELFDELKALLTGISMLRELTKRTRDYLVSFGERLSVRIVASFLNVQGIKARFYDAWDVGFISDSSFMNAELLKDVWQRIPQALGNYRDGKDGAIPVVTGFIAKDADGCITTLGRGGSDLTATMIGAAMKTDEIQTWKDVDGILTADPRIVKNAKTVPFVTYEEAAELAYFGAQILHPRSMAPCRKAGVPVRVKNSYNIQSEGSLITEKHRKKPSPVRALTAVKNSTLIDIVSTRMLGASGFLAHIFNVFLKYGISIDVIATSEVSVSLTVHTDADLSGLLHELNGIAETKIKTGKSIIAIICDAAHSSSILASAFGALAKENINPEMISQGASKVNISFICDDAVADKTVKTLHAAFFE; from the coding sequence ATGATTGTAATGAAATTCGGAGGCTCTTCCGTCGCTTCGGCCGAACGTATCCGGCACGTTGCGTCGATTATCGGAGCGTACAAAGACAAAAAGCCGGTTGTCGTATTGTCGGCAATGGGCGACACAACCGATCATCTTTTGCGCGCAGCCGATGAAGCGCTTGAGGGCAAGGCCGATATCCGCAGCATTCAAAAACTGTATACCGATACCGCGCGCGATTTGGGTTTGGACGAACAGACGCGGAAAAATATAAAAGAACTTTTCGACGAACTGAAAGCGCTGTTAACCGGAATTTCCATGCTGCGCGAATTGACCAAGCGTACCCGCGATTATTTAGTGTCGTTCGGAGAACGCTTGAGCGTGCGGATTGTCGCTTCTTTTTTGAACGTGCAGGGAATAAAGGCGCGCTTTTACGACGCATGGGATGTCGGTTTTATATCCGATTCTTCTTTTATGAATGCGGAACTTTTAAAAGACGTGTGGCAAAGAATTCCCCAAGCGCTCGGTAACTACCGCGACGGAAAGGATGGTGCAATTCCCGTCGTAACCGGTTTTATCGCAAAAGATGCGGACGGCTGCATTACGACGCTGGGCCGCGGCGGAAGCGATTTAACTGCAACCATGATCGGAGCCGCGATGAAGACCGACGAAATCCAAACGTGGAAAGACGTTGACGGTATTTTAACCGCCGATCCGCGCATTGTAAAAAATGCAAAAACCGTTCCGTTCGTAACTTATGAAGAAGCCGCCGAACTCGCATATTTCGGCGCACAGATTTTGCATCCGCGTTCCATGGCGCCCTGCCGCAAAGCCGGCGTTCCCGTGCGCGTAAAAAATTCGTATAACATACAATCGGAAGGTTCCCTTATTACGGAAAAACACCGCAAAAAACCTTCGCCCGTGCGCGCCCTTACCGCGGTAAAAAACAGCACGCTCATCGACATCGTTTCGACGCGCATGCTCGGCGCTTCCGGTTTTTTGGCGCATATTTTTAACGTGTTCCTTAAATACGGCATAAGCATCGATGTTATCGCGACAAGCGAAGTGTCCGTTTCGCTTACGGTACATACGGACGCCGATTTGTCGGGCTTGCTGCACGAACTGAACGGAATTGCCGAAACGAAGATAAAAACGGGAAAATCCATTATTGCGATTATCTGCGATGCGGCACATTCAAGTTCCATTCTTGCATCGGCTTTCGGCGCGCTGGCAAAAGAAAATATAAACCCCGAAATGATAAGCCAGGGGGCGTCAAAGGTGAACATAAGTTTTATCTGCGATGACGCCGTTGCCGATAAAACCGTGAAAACCCTTCACGCCGCTTTTTTTGAATAA
- a CDS encoding EAL domain-containing protein, which produces MDLQKILPLFFYVLFTIYVTIGSYVIFFNVKSLPKYLFFIICMILSLWCFAYAFTITSYDPDKVYFWQYFSVLGFGTLYFAYFLFAAASVQDTLMLKKRAYILMSIPFLFTGLLVCLYPQVFHAAYDARNTAFGYLFFVHTGKGSLYLTAYYLLYLLTTIVLLFSAVKKTRSPVQKKERLLLLTAFSVSLLLNILSNAILLIFHSRILYSVHLITSLVPVLAILYNFRGYYLVQRQFDSIDDNVFYNNKLSSKKQIFFTLAFLYILFGLLHLGMAYIIVKVFVEEGIFAGTYALISGLVIFAFQRSKKLERYADTVSVVLIVLSVPVILFAFRALAAVTVWVFPLVLLFISILFKRTLLLRLIAVVSLLCYVFIAATHSTIVIPLHKDDHVFRILFFLVSTYVAYYIQQSYLARFVEIQRKNDNQRTISEISNILLRGNASNIEEHILSALKVVGNFFGVDRVFLYRFSEDKKKALFVHAWDNPDSAVQNGKGASFGDLPPFCVTQLKAKKKIVYSDIKTHVSLTDREKKFFGKREILSTLCFPLIENEAVAGFLGIHDFRHKKAWTEDDLQIFRIFTNLFSTAILKIENERYIEHMAFHDVLTGLPNRMYFNRFVSRQIKNNAPDFAVLFIDLDSFKNINDSKGHEYGDKVLLQTSQRLKKELPSSAVICRFGGDEFLIFLPAVKTNDEIKVIVKRLMKGLGQPMGINDDVLYVTFSCGIALFPKDGKTVNTLIKYADSAMYVAKSKGKNGFTFCNPTLKKNIAKNIAMHQRLYTAVEKNELVLYYQPQIDLSTGEIFGVEALLHWANKDFGIVSPNIFVPLSEQTGLIEIIGNWVLNKACEQLHLWREKGIEGISMAVNISPRQFENSQLNSLIGGLLEKYDLPPSYLNLEITEGVYLSQNVGVEKIMTDLKKLGVKISIDDFATEYSCLMRLKHTPIDKIKLSDTFVKGIGQDKTDEAIIRSMIILAENLHVKVVADGVEKKEQSDFLKQNGCTLVQGFYFYKPMSADDTERILKSNPLPPPPPLKKVGAGTTA; this is translated from the coding sequence ATGGACTTACAAAAGATACTGCCGCTTTTTTTTTATGTCTTATTCACAATCTACGTTACCATAGGTTCTTACGTAATCTTTTTTAACGTTAAATCGCTGCCTAAATATCTGTTTTTTATTATTTGTATGATTTTATCGTTGTGGTGCTTTGCCTATGCATTTACGATAACTTCATACGATCCTGATAAAGTTTATTTTTGGCAGTATTTTTCGGTTCTCGGCTTCGGCACTTTGTATTTTGCGTACTTTTTGTTTGCGGCGGCATCGGTTCAAGATACGCTTATGCTTAAAAAGCGCGCGTATATACTGATGTCGATTCCGTTCTTGTTTACGGGATTGCTCGTTTGTTTGTATCCCCAAGTTTTTCATGCCGCGTATGATGCACGAAACACCGCATTCGGTTACCTTTTTTTTGTACATACGGGAAAGGGCTCGCTGTATTTAACCGCATATTATCTTTTATATTTGCTTACAACCATAGTGCTGCTTTTTAGCGCAGTTAAAAAAACGCGTTCACCCGTGCAAAAAAAAGAGCGGCTTTTATTGCTTACGGCATTTTCCGTAAGTTTGCTTCTCAACATCCTAAGCAATGCTATTTTATTGATCTTTCATTCGCGAATTTTATATTCGGTACATTTGATAACGTCGCTTGTGCCCGTATTGGCGATACTGTACAATTTCAGAGGCTACTATCTTGTCCAGCGACAATTCGACTCGATTGACGACAACGTTTTTTACAACAATAAATTGTCGTCAAAAAAACAAATATTTTTTACGCTTGCCTTTTTGTACATCCTATTCGGCTTGCTGCATTTGGGCATGGCCTATATTATCGTTAAAGTGTTTGTTGAGGAGGGAATTTTTGCCGGCACATATGCGCTTATTTCGGGATTGGTGATTTTCGCGTTTCAGCGAAGCAAAAAATTGGAGCGCTATGCGGATACGGTTTCGGTTGTACTTATCGTTTTATCCGTTCCGGTTATTTTATTTGCGTTCCGCGCTCTTGCGGCCGTTACGGTGTGGGTATTCCCGCTGGTTTTGCTGTTTATCAGTATTTTATTTAAAAGAACGCTTTTGCTGCGGCTCATTGCAGTTGTATCTCTTTTATGCTATGTATTTATCGCCGCAACTCATTCGACGATAGTAATCCCGCTGCATAAGGACGATCACGTATTCAGAATTCTGTTTTTTTTGGTAAGTACTTATGTCGCGTATTACATTCAGCAATCGTATCTTGCGCGCTTTGTGGAAATTCAAAGAAAAAACGACAATCAGCGCACTATTTCCGAGATTTCAAACATTCTGCTTCGCGGCAACGCATCAAACATAGAAGAACATATTTTGTCGGCTTTAAAAGTTGTCGGAAATTTTTTCGGTGTAGACCGGGTTTTTTTATACCGATTTTCGGAGGATAAAAAGAAAGCGCTTTTCGTACATGCGTGGGACAATCCCGACTCAGCCGTTCAAAACGGCAAGGGCGCTTCCTTCGGCGATTTGCCGCCTTTTTGCGTTACGCAGCTGAAAGCGAAAAAAAAGATTGTGTATTCGGATATAAAAACTCATGTTTCTTTAACCGATCGCGAAAAAAAGTTTTTCGGCAAACGCGAAATCCTTTCCACTCTTTGTTTTCCGCTCATAGAAAACGAAGCCGTCGCGGGCTTTTTGGGCATTCATGATTTTCGGCACAAAAAGGCGTGGACGGAAGACGATTTGCAGATATTCAGAATTTTTACCAACCTGTTTTCTACGGCCATCTTGAAAATCGAAAATGAAAGATACATCGAACATATGGCCTTCCATGACGTTTTAACCGGTTTGCCGAACCGTATGTATTTTAACCGGTTTGTATCGCGTCAGATAAAAAACAATGCGCCCGATTTTGCGGTTCTTTTTATCGATTTGGATTCTTTTAAAAATATAAACGATTCCAAAGGTCATGAGTACGGCGATAAGGTTTTGCTGCAAACGAGCCAGCGTTTAAAAAAAGAGCTGCCGTCTTCGGCGGTCATATGCCGATTCGGCGGCGACGAGTTTTTGATTTTTTTACCTGCGGTAAAAACGAATGACGAAATTAAGGTTATCGTTAAGCGGCTTATGAAAGGGCTGGGCCAACCGATGGGCATAAACGATGACGTGTTGTACGTAACGTTCAGCTGCGGCATTGCGCTGTTCCCGAAAGACGGCAAAACGGTAAATACGCTTATAAAGTACGCCGACAGCGCCATGTACGTAGCGAAGTCGAAAGGGAAAAACGGCTTTACGTTTTGCAATCCCACGTTGAAAAAAAACATCGCAAAAAATATAGCAATGCACCAGCGGCTGTATACCGCCGTCGAAAAAAACGAATTGGTTTTGTATTATCAGCCGCAAATCGATTTGAGTACCGGAGAAATATTCGGAGTGGAAGCATTGCTGCATTGGGCGAATAAAGATTTCGGGATTGTTTCTCCGAACATTTTCGTTCCGCTGAGTGAGCAAACCGGCTTAATAGAAATAATCGGGAATTGGGTGCTGAATAAAGCCTGCGAACAGCTGCACTTGTGGCGTGAAAAAGGCATTGAAGGAATTTCGATGGCGGTAAATATTTCTCCGCGCCAATTCGAAAATTCGCAGCTGAATTCTCTTATCGGCGGTTTGTTGGAAAAATACGATTTGCCGCCTTCTTATTTGAATTTGGAAATCACCGAAGGCGTGTATTTGTCGCAAAATGTCGGTGTTGAAAAAATCATGACCGATTTGAAAAAACTCGGCGTAAAAATTTCAATAGACGATTTCGCTACGGAATATTCCTGCCTGATGCGCTTAAAACATACGCCCATCGATAAAATCAAGCTGAGCGACACCTTTGTAAAAGGAATCGGCCAAGACAAAACGGACGAAGCGATTATACGCAGTATGATTATCCTTGCCGAAAATCTGCACGTAAAAGTCGTCGCCGACGGCGTTGAAAAAAAAGAGCAGTCCGATTTTTTAAAACAAAACGGATGCACTTTGGTGCAGGGCTTTTATTTTTACAAACCGATGTCGGCCGATGATACCGAACGGATTTTGAAGTCGAACCCGTTACCCCCCCCCCCCCCCCTAAAAAAAGTCGGCGCAGGTACTACGGCATAG
- a CDS encoding ribonuclease catalytic domain-containing protein, translating to MLKIGNIVLYKDRPALIRECADKYTIEYAIGTQKVREKDICLLHEGPLPSLSALLPSAQKDEERDVLNAALNEAWELLQDENRPSFSLAEIAELAFGGFVPEKSWRIYDALAKHPHFSLVPPNPPEQPRFSLRSSEEAQKLLAKQDEKKREKEERSAFIERLRKKRLLLPQDGVFMGEVEALALGKTDKSKIMQEAGMSASPEKAHKLLLDCGIWTIYRNPHPSRWGLSTQSATERLRCPQESKRTKVDHIAYAIDSEWSTDPDDAIAFDGTYVWVHIADPADTVLPDSAIDKAARERGATLYIPEGASRMLAEESLSDYALGLPENGEAATGGAYSRALSFRIKLNDDGAIEETAVLKTKVRVQRLTYAQADAQSSGNLAALFKIADKNIERRKAAGAVFIQMPEVHISLEYSASAANGEPAVRIEPIMRCRSTELVREFMLLAGEAAARFAFKNAIPFPFVCQEKPEIPRSLSEGLAGQYRLRRCMKSRTISTSPLAHAGLGLGMYSQVTSPLRRYSDLAAHEQLHAFLDGRPLLSKDSLLERISEGDAAASAAVKAERKSNLHWTLVYLLQHKDSRFEAVIVDIKENQAVVIIPALAQEALIPLVPGKTLNDTVYVQPAGINIPELTATYVPVKEA from the coding sequence ATGCTGAAAATCGGAAACATCGTTTTATATAAAGACAGGCCCGCTCTCATCCGTGAATGTGCCGATAAATATACGATCGAATACGCGATCGGAACGCAAAAAGTGCGCGAAAAAGATATTTGCCTGCTTCACGAAGGCCCGCTTCCTTCCCTGTCCGCCCTCTTGCCGTCTGCACAAAAGGATGAAGAGCGCGATGTACTGAACGCCGCTCTAAACGAAGCGTGGGAACTTTTACAAGACGAAAACCGTCCGTCGTTTTCGCTTGCCGAAATTGCCGAATTGGCTTTCGGCGGTTTTGTGCCTGAAAAATCATGGCGCATATATGACGCGCTTGCAAAACATCCGCATTTTTCGCTTGTGCCGCCGAATCCTCCCGAACAGCCGCGCTTTTCCCTGCGCAGCAGCGAAGAAGCGCAAAAGCTGCTCGCAAAGCAGGACGAAAAAAAACGCGAAAAAGAAGAACGTTCAGCCTTTATAGAACGGCTGCGTAAAAAGCGGCTCCTTTTGCCGCAGGACGGCGTTTTTATGGGCGAAGTGGAAGCCCTCGCCTTGGGCAAAACGGATAAATCGAAAATCATGCAGGAAGCCGGAATGAGCGCTTCCCCCGAAAAAGCTCACAAATTGCTGCTCGACTGCGGTATATGGACAATATACCGCAACCCCCATCCGTCGCGATGGGGCTTATCGACGCAGTCGGCAACCGAACGCTTGAGATGTCCGCAGGAAAGCAAACGCACAAAAGTCGACCATATCGCATACGCGATAGACAGCGAATGGAGCACCGACCCCGACGATGCGATCGCATTCGACGGAACCTATGTGTGGGTACATATCGCCGACCCTGCCGACACGGTGCTGCCCGACTCGGCCATAGACAAGGCGGCGCGGGAACGCGGCGCAACGCTGTATATTCCCGAAGGAGCTTCGCGCATGCTTGCCGAAGAATCCTTGTCCGATTACGCGCTCGGTTTGCCTGAAAACGGAGAAGCCGCAACAGGCGGCGCATATTCGCGCGCGCTTTCTTTCCGCATCAAATTGAATGATGATGGCGCAATAGAAGAAACGGCGGTTTTAAAAACAAAGGTGCGCGTACAAAGGCTCACCTATGCTCAGGCGGACGCTCAAAGCTCCGGCAATTTGGCGGCGCTTTTTAAAATTGCGGATAAAAATATCGAACGGCGCAAAGCGGCGGGCGCGGTGTTTATTCAAATGCCTGAAGTCCATATTTCTCTGGAATATTCGGCAAGTGCGGCAAACGGCGAACCCGCCGTACGTATCGAACCGATTATGCGCTGCCGCTCGACGGAACTCGTACGCGAATTTATGCTTTTAGCCGGTGAAGCGGCCGCCCGTTTCGCGTTTAAAAACGCCATCCCCTTCCCCTTCGTGTGTCAGGAAAAGCCCGAAATACCGCGCAGCCTGAGCGAAGGTTTAGCGGGGCAGTACCGGCTGCGCCGCTGCATGAAAAGCCGCACGATAAGTACCTCGCCTCTTGCACACGCCGGGTTGGGGCTCGGTATGTACAGCCAGGTAACAAGTCCCCTGCGCCGCTACAGCGACCTTGCAGCGCACGAGCAGCTGCACGCGTTTTTGGACGGGCGGCCGCTTTTAAGCAAAGACAGCCTTCTTGAACGCATAAGCGAAGGAGATGCCGCAGCTTCGGCAGCCGTAAAAGCCGAGCGCAAAAGCAACCTGCATTGGACGCTCGTATATCTTTTGCAGCATAAAGACAGCCGCTTCGAAGCCGTTATTGTGGACATAAAGGAAAATCAAGCCGTCGTCATCATCCCCGCGCTGGCTCAGGAAGCCCTCATTCCCCTTGTTCCGGGCAAAACGCTCAACGACACCGTATACGTACAGCCAGCCGGCATCAACATTCCCGAATTGACTGCAACCTATGTCCCGGTAAAAGAAGCGTAG
- a CDS encoding type II toxin-antitoxin system HicA family toxin, with product MSTIEKIIDKMKNQPNGIRLQEADKVLHFIGYRFDRQKGSHRQYINTEGDVITIKADNTLKACYIKDILKRM from the coding sequence ATGTCAACCATAGAGAAAATAATCGACAAAATGAAAAACCAGCCTAACGGTATTCGTTTACAAGAAGCCGATAAAGTTTTGCATTTTATCGGCTATAGATTTGACAGACAAAAGGGGTCTCATCGACAATACATCAATACCGAAGGAGATGTTATCACGATAAAGGCCGACAATACACTAAAAGCCTGCTATATAAAAGATATTTTAAAGCGTATGTAA
- a CDS encoding type II toxin-antitoxin system HicB family antitoxin: MKVQDYLDLPYSIIIKKITDESGTYYHAAVQELEGCQSTADSFEEAYTNIYEAMEGWIETKLENGFEVPKPLGENNYSGKFVLRIPKTLHKKLALAAEKEGVSLNQYALYKLS, from the coding sequence ATGAAAGTACAAGATTATTTGGATTTACCGTATTCTATTATTATTAAGAAAATCACCGATGAAAGCGGCACCTATTACCACGCTGCCGTTCAGGAACTTGAAGGCTGCCAAAGTACCGCCGATTCTTTTGAAGAAGCCTATACAAACATTTATGAAGCAATGGAAGGCTGGATAGAAACAAAACTTGAAAACGGATTCGAAGTCCCCAAACCTCTAGGAGAAAATAACTACAGCGGTAAATTTGTCTTACGTATCCCCAAAACGCTGCACAAAAAACTTGCATTAGCTGCCGAAAAAGAAGGGGTATCGCTCAATCAATACGCCCTTTATAAACTGTCCTAA
- a CDS encoding ABC transporter ATP-binding protein, with the protein MAKVELKGIGKVYDGNVRAVDNANIVVDDKEFVVFVGPSGCGKSTTLRMIAGLEDITEGELYIDGELMNDVPPKDRNIAMVFQNYALYPHMSVYDNMAFGLKIRKVDKAEIDRRVHEAARILDIEKLLDRKPKALSGGQRQRVAVGRAIVRNPKVFLFDEPLSNLDAKLRVQMRAEISDLHHRLNATMIYVTHDQIEAMTMSDKIVVMKDGKVQQIGSPLYLYNHPINKFVAGFIGSPPMNFLNVKIGEKGGKIIADEGTFELTVTDDQAKILKNYVGKEVFFGIRPEDMEYSSSPAAANNMQLKVSVIEPLGAETHLFLNTKTQSMVVRTAPDVTFQIGDTANFVPVMAKAKFFDKDTELSICDDVKAQ; encoded by the coding sequence ATGGCTAAAGTTGAACTCAAAGGTATCGGAAAAGTATACGACGGAAACGTGCGCGCGGTAGATAATGCGAACATCGTCGTAGACGACAAAGAATTTGTGGTTTTCGTAGGCCCGTCAGGCTGCGGTAAATCCACAACATTACGAATGATTGCCGGATTGGAAGACATTACCGAAGGCGAGCTGTACATCGACGGCGAATTGATGAACGACGTTCCGCCGAAAGACCGGAACATCGCGATGGTTTTTCAAAACTACGCTTTGTACCCGCACATGTCCGTGTATGACAACATGGCGTTCGGTCTTAAAATCCGCAAAGTAGATAAAGCCGAAATCGACCGGCGCGTTCATGAAGCCGCCCGCATTTTGGATATTGAAAAACTGCTCGACCGCAAACCCAAAGCGCTTTCCGGCGGACAGCGCCAGCGCGTCGCCGTAGGCCGCGCCATCGTGCGCAATCCGAAAGTATTCCTTTTCGACGAACCCTTGTCGAACTTGGACGCAAAACTGCGCGTTCAAATGCGTGCCGAAATTTCGGATTTGCACCACCGCTTAAACGCGACGATGATTTACGTTACGCACGATCAAATCGAAGCTATGACGATGTCCGACAAAATCGTCGTTATGAAAGACGGTAAAGTGCAGCAAATCGGTTCGCCTTTGTATTTGTACAATCACCCGATCAATAAATTCGTCGCGGGCTTTATCGGTTCTCCGCCCATGAACTTTTTGAACGTTAAAATCGGTGAAAAAGGCGGCAAGATTATTGCCGACGAAGGAACTTTCGAATTGACCGTTACCGACGATCAGGCGAAGATTTTGAAAAATTATGTCGGAAAAGAAGTGTTTTTCGGAATCCGTCCGGAGGATATGGAATACAGTTCCTCACCCGCCGCCGCAAACAATATGCAGCTTAAAGTGTCGGTTATCGAACCGCTGGGCGCCGAAACGCACTTGTTCCTCAACACGAAAACCCAGTCCATGGTTGTGCGCACGGCTCCGGACGTTACGTTCCAAATCGGCGATACGGCAAACTTTGTTCCGGTTATGGCAAAGGCCAAATTCTTCGACAAAGATACCGAATTGAGCATTTGCGACGACGTAAAAGCGCAGTAA